DNA sequence from the Methylomonas albis genome:
TTAATGAATATTCTCATATACTCAGGGTTTTGCGAATTTTTGTTTGATGACGCGTAGTGTATCGATCAACGGGGCTGGCAAGCTACTGGAGATAAAATAGAGTAGGGTGCCGAGCTTAAATTTCTGCGATAAGCTTTTGCTAAAAGCCTGTCTGGCTTTGGCATTGTCACCGCCATTAAAGTACCAGTAGCCGAGCGTCCATTGTGCCTCAGCCACTAGATTATCTGGTGATACGCCTTGATTAATCAACTGAGGCGCGGCAAAGTCACAAATCGAGTCCATGACTTTGGTCAAATTGATTAGCATGGCCTCGCTGGCTTGGGTGGCATTATTGCCGTGCTGGCGGCGCAACATCAAAATGTCGGGAAGACAGGTAATCGGGTGGCACGCGGCAATTTTTGCCCATAATTCCAAATCCTCGCCGAAGCGAATTTCAGCATTGAACATCCCTGTCTCAATCAGCGTATGGCGTTTCACCAAAACCGTGCCCGTAGGTATAAAATTTTTCATTACCAACGCCGCGAGGGCGTTCGGAACCGGTTTGCCGGCTAGATGCTGGAAGCTTGCCAACATCTGATGTTTGGCTAATACAGAGTTTGTTATCAGCAGGTCGTCGTTGTCAATTTCGGTCATGTCTCCCGCAATCAGGTGGAGTTCCGGATGGGCTTGCAGTGTTTGGATCTGCTTGGCGATTTTATCCGGTGTCCATTGATCGTCGGCGTCCAGGAATGCAATCCAGTCGCCACTTGCTAGTTCTATGCCTTTATTACGAGCAGCGGAGGGGCCTTGATTGAGTTGTTTGTGATAAATGATGGCATGGGAAATATCCTTAACGATCTGTTCAGTGTCGTCCATTGAACCATCGTCCACCACAATAATTTCGTCTACTTTACTGGTTTGAGCCTGAATGCTGCTGATGGCGGCGCGAATAAATTTCGCACTGTTATACGCAGGGATGACGGCGCTGATTTTCATGTGTGGCTGAGTAAAGTTTTCAATACTTTAGAGATTTTATGAACTGGTTTTGCAAATTAGCCAGGCTGGAATAAATAAACCCGTGAAATAACCGATCAGTGCTAATTTTTTATGCCGATAGTATAGCCGATATAGAAAGGCGCCGATTTTACGGTAGATACGGGCTAGTTTTAGTGTCGGCCATAGGCGCTGGTTGAAACGATTACGGATATTGTCGGTTTGGTGTTGCAAAAACTCACCAAGTTCGGGGGATGCCAAGAAGCGGATATTGGGCAAGTCTACGCTAATTTGCGTTAAAAGCTGATCGAGCCCGGCTATAGCCTGTTGGCATTCTTCCGCCGAGCGCGTGTAATTGTAACGGTGCGTGGAAATACTGACAGGCAGGGCTTGGCGATACGCTATTTCGGCTTCGGCAAACGCGCTATTCGGGGTGTTTTTGCCGTCGACTGGCTCGTACATTACGTTGCGAACCAGATAGGTCTGTTCGAAACGATTGGTATTTCCTACCCGAATTAGAGGCGGGTCCTGAAAATAATGACCGGTTTGATCACGCCCGGTACAACGGTAGCCGGCGGTTTGAATGGCAATGATATTTTGCTGTTGCCAACTTTGCTCGATGTCATCGTTCCATAGATAGCATGGAGCGACGGTGCTGAGGCTGGGATAACCGAACATGCCGGTGAAGTAGTTCATCGCGTTTGCGACTAATGATTGGGCGTCTTCAGCGCTGATTGCTTGGGTAGGTAAATGACGGCCGTCTACATAATGGCCTTGCAGAGGCGAATCTAGTTTCTCCCAGTCCCACCAATCGATACTTGAACGGGCTGTGGAGAGACGCGGGTCTTGTTGTTGGCATAATTCAGCAAAAGCCTTGCCGTTTAGATGTTCCATGCCATGCAGTTGCGGCACCAAGGTGTCTTGCTGTATGCCTAGCTGCAGGGCTGCATAAATAGTTGGGAAGTCTTTGTCCAGCATGCGTCTGTGGTATTGGCCCGTGGCGTCGATTTTCGCAACATCGGGTACGGCTAAGACCATATCGGCGGTCAGTATTGCGGAGCGATTCACCGAATCTTTATGTTGGGATAGCATGCCGAGCAGTTGCTTTAAGCGTTCTGCGTGAAAGTCGCCGCCGGGCCCCCAATCGTCGCTTTCGATTAAAACCGGTGTATCGGCAAAATACGGTTCACGCCACGTGGCGATAAATAAGGATTTCTTCCATAGCCATAACGCGGCTATGCACGTCAGCCAGAAACCTAAAAAAAACAGAACTACCATAGATTTTGTTTAATAATTAAAAAGCTTGATTATCGTATCGACCAACGCACTGAGCTTTCATCGTAGCAGAGATTAGCGAAGTAGCTTAAAACCAATCGGCAAATTTTAAACGCCGTCGATCTTTCAGCGAACTAATGATAGCCGCGGGAAATTACAATTCGCTAAAATTTGGAATGAGTCTAGGCTCAACAGCATACAGACTACACGGGTGTTCATGCTGGGATACCTGCATAAGACTCTAAATAGCAGAGGAAATAGAATGTTAAAAGCGTTAGGACTGCCAGAGCATTGGCGTAAACCGCTACTGGGTGTCGGATTGGTTACATTGGTTTCGGTAGCTGTTTTTTTTGAGACATGGGATTCAATTGTAGCCATTTGGTCGCGGTCGGAAACTTTCACGCATGGTTTTTTAGTGGCCCCGGTCAGTCTATGGTTGATTTGGTTACGTCGGGATCACTATCGAGATTTACAGCCGGCTTTTAGTAAATTGGGTTTGCTGTTTATTGTCGCCAGCGGATTTGGTTGGTTAATTGCCGATTTGGTGCATGTGGCGGTGATCCAGCAATGGGCCGTAGTTGGGGTTTTGGTCGGTGGTTTTTGGGCGGTGCTTGGCGGCCATGTCATCGCGCAAATGTTGTTTCCGATGGCATTCTTATTTTTGA
Encoded proteins:
- a CDS encoding glycosyltransferase family 2 protein, with protein sequence MKISAVIPAYNSAKFIRAAISSIQAQTSKVDEIIVVDDGSMDDTEQIVKDISHAIIYHKQLNQGPSAARNKGIELASGDWIAFLDADDQWTPDKIAKQIQTLQAHPELHLIAGDMTEIDNDDLLITNSVLAKHQMLASFQHLAGKPVPNALAALVMKNFIPTGTVLVKRHTLIETGMFNAEIRFGEDLELWAKIAACHPITCLPDILMLRRQHGNNATQASEAMLINLTKVMDSICDFAAPQLINQGVSPDNLVAEAQWTLGYWYFNGGDNAKARQAFSKSLSQKFKLGTLLYFISSSLPAPLIDTLRVIKQKFAKP